The Lathyrus oleraceus cultivar Zhongwan6 chromosome 5, CAAS_Psat_ZW6_1.0, whole genome shotgun sequence genome includes the window GCATCACGGGAAAGTGCCCAAGTCACTTCAATACCACCCTCGTCAAATCTCTTAACAATGTTGCGCCACCAATCCTCAGCTTCTTTCTCAAGCATATGAGTGTCAAACTGTACCTTCTGCGCATCTGAACAGTTCATAACTCGAAAGATTTTCTCAAACGCCTTCAACCACTCTTGAGGTTTGTCAAGTTCATGAGCTTCTTCAAAAGTTGGCGGACTGTTCCTCTGGAACTTCCGCAAAGCACGAAACTCATCAGCATCACGCTCCCGATCACCAGCATTCATTTGCGGAATGGCACCAGCCAACAGGGCCAATGTCGCCGCAAGCGCATCATCATTCCTTCCAGCAACCATCTTCCTGCTACACAAACcaaacaaccacaacaacaagGATTGTTAAACAAACTGTATCGATTGTGTCATACACACAAATCAGATACAGCAGAATCAAACAAATTCATAACCTGGCTGAATGATCGAATgtgctctgataccactaatgtaacaccctcCAAACTATTACTACTCAAATACAGCATACAATTACATAATCAGAGTAAATTAAAGCATGCATACACAAGTGCATCGCATTTACTTCTGCCAGAAACATCACATGCCATGGTCACATACAAGTAACACGGATTataaatcaaaaccaaataacTAACATGCAAACTCACACAGCGGAATAACATCTCTCTTCATAAATGGTAAATAGTGATGATTCCCATAAATCATCTACCATAAAATATCATTTTGGGCTCTAAGGCCACTCAACATCAAAACCAACATATTCAAATAACAAGATAAAAGAGAGCACAACAATATctctcaacatcaaaacaaatacaaataatcccatacccaagtgttacatgaccagagcactATATACTACCTAGTCAAAACACAACAAGAACTAACCTCTGAATCTAATCCTTGTGCGAAGCACCACTATCTATGGTACCTGAGTGATGTCGCGATAGaacatcattccaacagaagggtgagagtttaaatcattatagaaaaatataataatatgaaatgtataacaaacatacatatattattagaatttgtcacgcttcatacaaacatgcatcatatcatcttaTTAAAGAACCACATGTTTACCATCATATGACATGGCTTAACAATCCACAAGTATTCATTTATAAATACTAAAGGATGTACAAAGGTTATATTTCACAACATATCGATTTCATGTGCATattatcatccatcatcatttacaaatcatcatcaaatatgtatACAACTTTCACATGATTCCATAATGTATACAAGTCACCATTTTATCACATATATCACAAATATGCACACATATCACATCAACAATTCATATCAAATGGATCACCTAAAATCCATGTATATGCATATCTACCAAATTCATATCCACACAATCATATCCCATAATCACACAAACAACAATTCACACCAACACGTGCGACTCAATGCGATATGCATATGGATCCCATCCGTTATCATTTTCGACTTGCCGGGCGTCTCTCAAATAGACTAGATAACCACCTCTAAAGCTCAATTCAGCCTTAAGCCTTCAAACCCCATTCGGTGTTAGGTTTGGGACAAGCAAATAATCTACGCAAGATTACCCAACATTGCCTCTTTCATAGACTCATGCTAGTGTAAgtgtgcaacaacaacaagactCGTACAATTAAGACGATCGCAACCCCTTAATCATACATAAGCATACCACATCCAACATTTACACAACATACACCTAACATGACTTCAATCCCAAACAATACATCAAATAACATTCATCATCTCATCAGAACACATTAACATAAAGCAAACAAGTCAATTCATGTTATTAATCAAATTCACCAATTCACATCATCACATACATAATTTCAAGTATTATGTTTCTTCACAAAATCCATCTAAAACCATCCAATACATGCCgccaaacaatagaaaacatgtcattcacattcaccacaCATACAACATACATCCATATTAGGATTCTTTTGATAAAATATTAATCTACTGTTATCAAAATGAATATCATTTTATAGATAATATTTTTAGCTTCATAACGGTCCAAACGACACCTCAAACGGAgttatggttcaaaagttattgaATTTCTAAGATTTTCAAAATGCTGTCAAAACCAGAAAATTTGTTGTTGCgaaaatgctgtcaaaaaccagaaaatttactgttgcgaaaatgctgtcaaaaaaaAATGATGTTGCAAAAATGTTGCTGTCCAGCATGAATTTTCATTATAAAACCACATTAatccatcatttttcatgaaataaatagttatacaacctatatatatatatatatatatatatatatatatatatatatatatatagcaacTATTAGGATCATAGAAACGAGATTCTAAGCTCCACTAATTTTCACCAAAATCCCAAATTAACCTTTTTCAAGTGAAACTCAAACATGCAATTATACACCAAATCATGTTCTATACACATACCTGTTCATGGAATTCAATATAGAAAcatcatagcataacataaacATGAATTTCATGGATTAAAACATAAACACATGTTAGGGTTTCTCAAAATCCCTAAATCCTAAGTTCATAATATCTAACCCACATACACTAAATACATTATGTTTACCCATGATCACTTGAAATCCCACCCTTACCTTAGTATAGATGAAATCTCTAGGTCTTTCATCTTCTAGTTTCCTCTTCTCCTTTTTCTTTTCTCTTCTCTtcttttctctcttcttctcttgttttaCAAAACTAACTCTAATCTCTAAAATCCTTACTATCTTTTTAACTCATAATGAGTTTAACTCACTTATCCACCCATTCTAATTAATTAGGCCCATTACTAGACAATTGCTATTTCTACTCATAAAACTCAATTATTCGAATAACACATATTttcaaataattcaaataatcaccataacacatatttaattaattatcacactaaataatgattaattaaaataaacacctaataaataaatacgaaaattaaattggggtgttacaaaacacatcatgaagattagcaagcGGCGGTGGTAAGGAAATCTGATAGGCCACCTCTCCTATCTTATGCAAGATTTGATAAGGACCAACAAAACATGACATGAACTTTCGAGATTTCAAAGTTTGACCAACACCAGTTACTAGCATAACTCGCAAAAAAACATGATCTCCCTCTTAGAACTCAAGTTCTTTCCTCCTCTCATCATGGTAACTCTTCTAACGACTATACAAAGCTCTCgtcttctcttggatcatcttgatcttctcagAAACTTTCTACATGATCTCAGATCCAAGAACAACACTTTCAACTTATTCATACTAACACAAATGTGTCCTACACCTCCTACCTTACAACTGCTCAAATTATGTCATTCTAATATTTGAATGGAAATTATTGTTGTAGGTGAAATCAATCAGCGGTAAGTAGTTATCCTAAGCACCTCCTTGTTTCAGCACACAAAccctcaacaaatcctccaaggatttGATGGTTCTCTCCGTTTGACCATCTGTCTATGGTTGATAAGCAAAATTCAACTTAAGATTAGTAGCCAACGCTTTCTATAAACTCAGTCAAAACCTCGACGTGAACCTCTGATCTCTATCTGAcacaatgctcgacggaataccatgcaggCTAATAATCTTCTCGATATGCAACTCAGTAAACTCCTGCAAAGGATAAATGATCTTAATCTGAATAAAATGAGCCAATTTAGTCAGTCTATCAACAATAACCCAAATAGAATCAACATCCTTTCGCCGTCTTCAAAAAACttgtcacaaaatccatggaaaaactatcccatttccactcaAGGATACTCAATGGTTGCATTACACCCAACAGTTTCTGATGTTAAATCTTCGACTTTTGACAAGTTAAACAAGCATAAACAAACTCAGATACTTCCTTATGCATTCCTAgccaccaaaataatttcttcaggtcttgatacattttagtggcaccgggatgaatactcagaccacttaTATGACTTTCCTCACAAATATGCTTCTTAATTTCTAGTACATCCGGTACAAAAGTTCTATCTCTGAATCTCATCACTCAATTCTCACCAATTCTGAAATCACCTCCTTTACCTTGATTGATTAACACAAGCCGGTTAACCAATCCCAAATCAATTTTTTGACCTTTTATGATCTCTTCAAGAATGCCATTAGTCGGCTTCAACATACCTAACTTCATACTGTTAGGAGTTTCTTCACATACCAAACTCATATCCCTGAATTGCTCAATCAATTCCAACTCTCGAACCATCATCATTGACATATGCAATGACTTCTTACTCAATGCATCAACCATAATATTGGCTTTTCTCGGATGGTAACTTAAGCCAAAATcgtaatccttcagaaattcgagtcatctcctttgtctcatattcaattccttctgatcgaacaaatacttcaaactcttgtgatcactgaacaccTCAAATCTGGAGCCAaacagataatgcctccaaatCTTTAACACAAATAGCATTGCTGCAAACTCTAGATCATGCATAGGataattcctttcatgaaccctcgACTCTCTAGAAGCATGAGCCATAATCTGACCATTTTGCATCAATACACCACCTAGACATATCTTCGAAGAATCATGGTACATAACAAATGACTCACTTGGATTCGACAAAATCAAAATTGGAGCAAACGTCAACTTCCTTTGGAGCTCTTGAAAAATCTATTTGTAATGCACATCCTAAACATAGGCTTTAtcctttcgagtcaactgagtcaAATGCAATGTTAACTTCGAAAAGCCTTCAATAAACTTGCTGTAATAACCATCCAACCCTAAAAAACTTATAATCTCTGTAACACACTTTAGAGTCTCCCATTGCAACACATCATATATCTTCGACGAATCAACAACAATACCACCACTAGAAGTCACgtgaccaaggaaactcacttcagcaaccaaaactcacacttagACAACTTCACGtacaacttcttctctttcaagATCTGTAACGCAACTCTCAAATGCTATACTTGCTCTTCATCAAATTTTGAATATATCAAGGTGTCGTCAATGAACACTGCCACAAACTGATCTAAATATGGATAGAATAATCTATTCATATACTTCATGAACACTCCATGTGCATTATACACTCCAAACGACATCATTGAatactcgtagtgaccatacctcATTCTGAATGCAGTTTCCGGAATATCTTCCAACTTCatctgaatctgatgataactTGACCGTAAATCAATCTTTCTAAATACACACGCGCCAACCAACttatccatcaaatcatcaatcctcggaagtggatacttgttcttgatCGTAACCTTGTTCAATTATCATAATCACCACACAACCTCATtctaccatctttcttcttcaccAATAACACCGACGTTCCCCATGGTGAAATACCCGGTCGAACAAACTTTTTCTTAAGAAACTCTTCTAATTGCTTCTTCAGTTCATTCAACTCTGAAGCGTACATTCTATAAGGAGGCACATACACATGACTAGTACTAGGTACTATGTCTATAGCGAACTCAACCTCGCACTCCGGTGGTAAATCACTGGTATCATCTGAGAACACTTTTAGAAATTCGCACACCGCATGTAATTCACCAATCAAAGCCTTTCTTTCGACCTTCATAGAACCTAATACATAAACACCTCAGTTTCATCTTTCATAAACTCGCCCACTTGCTTAGCAGATACAAACAACTCATCACTTGTATCAAACTCTTGAAATGACACTGTCTTGTCGAAACAATTGATATGAACATGGTTGAACTCCAACCAGCTCATTCCAAGGATTACATCGAGTTTATTGAACGACAGGAATACTAAGTCCATCCTAAAACTCTTACCACAAATATCCAACAGACAATTCAAACAAACGCACGAAGTAATTACCGGACCTAGAGTTGGGGTATCAACAATCATACTCCCAACCATAGAAGATAATTTAAAACCCAACCTCTCAGCATAATCAAGCGAAACAAATGAATGTGTTACAAAAAATATTCATTCAATATATATGCAGACAATGGATGCAATGTACTTAACACCATGACTCAACAATGCATGTTCTACCACTATGGACAATACATGTCTATCTTATCGCATTGCAAAAAATACAGAGTCACCGtcgaaatttatttattccaaaggaaatgggaaatATTGTAAAACCCTCAAAATAAAAGAAGATGGTTGTCGCAACAAAATTCGagtttgggagtcgattatgcaagagcgaggtattagcaccccctaCACGTGTTGTACTCAACATGAACCATTTTGATTTTTTACGCGATtgagtgttattatctaaaggttacttgctATTGGTGTTAATTAAAAGgaaaaaataagtttttaattaaTGCTCGCTAAGATTTCGAAATCCTATGTGTATGTATTTccatagtgcaatgagaaaatcagagctccgtaTTTCGTGGGTAGAAAATAAGTGTTTGTTGGTTATTTTATTGAACGATGTTAACGTTCGAGTTCTAGCAGTTAAGTGTTTCTTGTATACTTACGCGTGGGAGGTTTAAGCGTTGTTTGTGTTGCAGTAGAACGAAAATAATATGTCTTTtatgaaaagcttttgaattcCCTAAGGCAGAAAAATCGAATTTGGTTGGTTGTGATTGATTTTAAGTGAGAGACAAGTATCAGACCACAAGCTAAGTATGATCGGTAATCCAAGTACTCGGGAGCTGAAATGGCAATTGCATCATGATCTCTCTTTTTCATCCcaatttttgtttgtttttgaaaTTTGTGAGACGAGTTTAATTGTTGGCACTTAGAGGGAGACAAGCATCTAACCACAAGCTAAGTACGTCCGACAATCAGAATACTCGGGAGCTGAAAGGACATGTGCATCCTGACCTCTCTTTTTCATCCCATGATCACCGAATTAAACTCATTTATTTTTAAGTGTTTTGAATGGAAGATAAGTATTAGGCCACACGTTAAGCACGACCGACAACCCAAATACTTGAGAAATGGTGTGGACAAGTACGTACACCCCATCCTTTTTCATCctgtttattttttttttataaatatttttgAAAGTGACTTGACGTTGGACCAAATTGGTTTTTGTTCTTTTGAGAAAGGTTCTTTTTAGGTCGCCTTTGATAATTTCTAAGTTAATAGACAAATATTGAAAATGATAAAATTATTACACGTTCATGGGAGTGGGGTACATTGCTCGAATGAGGGATAATTATACACCATacaaaattaaatcataagcacATATGAATCATTCAAGAAGCAAAAataaacattcaagaaacaatCCACAATCATTATTCATGAACTTAAGAATGTAATAATCATTATTCATGAACTTAAGAATGTActacctccgttttttattatatgtcactttggaaaaatattttgtaccacaatataagtcgttttataataccaataaatcattaatgttatttttcctattatacccttaaatatttattattttctctcctttcaattatgtcaatttgtctttccaatatcattaatgaaggataatt containing:
- the LOC127079554 gene encoding uncharacterized protein LOC127079554, whose translation is MDLVFLSFNKLDVILGMSWLEFNHVHINCFDKTVSFQEFDTSDELFVSAKQVGSMKVERKALIGELHAVCEFLKVFSDDTSDLPPECEVEFAIDIVPSTSHVYVPPYRMYASELNELKKQLEEFLKKKFVRPGISPWGTSVLLVKKKDGRMRLCGDYDN